The nucleotide sequence GCGCAACACCGGGCGGCGGGCCGGGGCGGAGGTGGCCCAGGTGTATGTGGGGCCCTCCCCCGAGCTGCCGCCCGACCAGGCCGAGCGCGCCCTGGCCGGATTCCGGCGGATCCACCTGCGGCCCGGTGAGGCGCGGCAGGTGACCGTACGGGTGGCCGCCCGGACGCTGTCCTCCTGGGACACCGAACGCCATGGCTGGGTGCTGGGCACCGGGCGCCGGACCGTGGAAGTGGGCTCCTCCTCCCGCGATCCGAAGCTGCGCGGGCAGATCGAGGTCCGCCACGGGGCCTAGGCCGGTCGTGGCCGGAAGTCCCGTCGGCCGTGGCCGCCTTCGCATACGAGGACTACGCTAATATGGCGCGTGTGCAACTAATGGCGCACGCAAGCTTTAAGGCATCGACGAAGGAGCGCCGTGCAGATCGACCTTTCCGGTAGGACCGCCCTGGTAACCGGCTCCACGCAGGGCATCGGATTCGCCATCGCCGCCGGCCTGGCGCGGGCGGGCGCCCGTGTCGCCATCAACGGGCGCCGACAGGAGTCCGTCGAGGCCGCCATCCAGAAGCTGGAGGAGGACACGGAGGGCGGCTCGTTCATCCCCGCCCCCGGCGACATCACGTCCGACGACGGCGCCCGTGAGGTCACCGGCGCCGTGCCGGACGCCGATGTCCTGATCAACAACCTCGGCATCTTCGGGGCCACTCCGGCGCTGGAGATCAGCGACGATGAGTGGCGGCGCTATTTCGAGGTGAACGTCCTGGCCTCCGTCCGGATGATCCGGAGCCTGCTGCCCGGGATGAAGGACCGGGCATGGGGCCGGATCGTGAACGTCGCCAGCGACTCCGCCGTCGTCATCCCGGCCGAGATGATCCACTACGGGATGTCGAAGACCGCGCTGCTCGCGGTCACCCGCGGCTTCGCCAAGGAGGCCGCCGGTACGGGCGTCACCGTCAACTCGCTGATCGCCGGGCCGACTCACACCGGCGGTGTCGAGGACTTCGTGTACGAACTGGTGGACCCTGAGCTGCCCTGGGACGAGGCCCAGCGGGAGTTCATGGCCAAGTACCGGCCACAGTCGCTGCTCCAGCGGCTGATCGAGCCCGAGGAGATCGCCAACATGGCGGTCTACCTCAGCTCGCCGCTCGCCTCGGCCACCACCGGCGGAGCCGTGCGTGCCGACGGCGGCTACGTCGACTCGATCCTCCCCTGACGCGGGCACCATCCGCTCCCCCGGGCCCCGAGGCGGGACCCGGGGGACACGTCAGCGGGGCACCTCGGCGGCGGCCGGGACGGGCCGGGGCATCACATCGGCGCATCGCACCGGGCCACCACCCGGTAGGCGTTGGACACCTTCCCCCACCCCGCCAGCGGCTTGAGCAACAGCCGGTCCAATGCGGTCGCGAGGACCAGCGCGGGGACGGCCGCGAGCAGCAGCGCACAGCGCAGCAGCCAGCGCGCCCGGCCGGGCGGTCGCGGCAGCGAAGGGGCGTCATCAGGCGGGATGACCGCGTTCAGTGACAGCCATACGGCGCCCAGCAGATCGACCGTGTCGGACGGTTCGCGGTGCTCCTCGGCGACGACGGTGAAGCCGAGCGCGTCCAGTTCCTTCCGGAGGTTCGCCACCGGCAGGAAGTGCAGATGCTGGGGCTGCAGCCAGGGCAGCCAGAAGCGGCCGAGGAGCCGGGCGAACCAGCACTCCGGATCGGGCACCTCGATCAGCAGATGGCCACCGGGGCGCAACGCCCGCCGGGCCGCGCGGAGTTCGGCGCGGGGATCGGTGCTGTGCTCCAGATAGTGGAACATGCTCACCACGTCGTAGCCCCCGGCCAGGCTCTCCTCGGCCAGCTCGGGGAAGCTGCCACGGATGCCCCGGTCTATGCGCCCCGTCCGCTCGGCCAGTTCGACGCCGTCGGTGAAGTCCAGTCCGTCGAAGCGGGTGGCGGGGAAGACGGTACGGGCCACCGCGGGGAAGTGGCCGTGTCCCGTGCCGACATCGAGCCAGGTCTTCGGGGGCTCGGCGGAGGGCTCCTGGAACATCGCGCGCCGCCGGTACACCTTGTCCCGCCCGGCGAAGAGGTTGCCGAGTTCGATCTCCCCCATCCCGTCGTAGAAGTCGCGGTAGTAGAACTCCAGGCCGTCGCCGTTCAGCCTGGGGTTCTGGAAGACGTGGCGGCAGTCGGCGCACGCGTCGAGCGCGAAGCGGCCCGGCTTGCTCTGGTAGCGGTCCCTGGTGCGCAGCCGCCGCTTCAGCCGCGTCGAGCCGCACCAGGGACAGTCGGTACGGCGCGGTTCGAAGAACCGCCCGGTGCCCCGCGCCAGATCGGCCTGGTAGCCGGGGCGCAGCGCGGCGACGGTCTCGGCGCGCGACGGCTTCGCGGGCGTGCGTGGTGCGTCGGACGTGCGGCTCATCGGTCCCCCTCGGGAGTCGGCGTGGCATGGCCACCGGCCTTCGCGGCCAGCGCTTCCAGATGTCCGGCCGCCGCGACGGCGCCGCCCGCCGCGCGGAACGAGGCCCCGACGCGCTCGGCGGCGATGCGGTACCCCGGTTCGTACAGGACGGTGTCCAGCGCCTCGCCGAGCCCGGCCGCCCTCGCCCGGCCGAACCTGACCCGGACGCCCGCGCCCGCGTCCACCACCTGCGCGGCCACCACCGGCTGGTCGTCCCGGATGGGGGCCACGACGAGCGGAACGCCGTGCCACAGGGTTTCGCAGACCGTGTTGTGGCCCGCGTGGCACACCACCGCGCTCACTCGTTCCAGAAGGGGGAGTTGCGGGACGTAGCGGCGCACCAGGACGTCCGAGTCATCCGGGCCGTCCGGGGCGAGTACGCCCTCCGGGTCGACGATGACCGTCTGGAAACGACCGGCCCGGGCCCGTACGGCCTCCCGGCACTCGGTGAGGAAGCGCGCCCCGGCATCGGTGTTCGCGGTGCCGAGCGTGACCAGGACGGCCAGGCGCGCGGGGTCCAGCCACTCCCAGGGGAAGTCCGTCGTGGCCGGCCGCTCGGCGATCGACGGGCCCACGTAACGGATGCGGTCGCCCGCCCGGGCCGGCCGTCCCGCCAGCTCCTCGGTGGTGAAGGCCAGGACCAGATCCGGTGAGAACCGGGGATCGGCCGTGCTCTCCGGATCGCCGATCCGGCCCCGCGCCTCGTCCATTTGCCCGTCCAGCCAGGCGTCGATCTTGGGCAGACCGTCCAGCGCGCCCGTGAACTCCGCCGAGGTGGTGGCGGATGTGGCCCAGCGCACCCCCAGCCGTTCGGCCACCAGTCCACCCGCCACGGTCTGCTGATCGGCGATCACCACATCCGGGCGGAACTCCTCGATGGCCTTGGCGACGCCCGGGGCCATGGCCTCGGCGAGTGGCACCAGGAACCGCTCCCACAGGAACCTCAGCGCCGCCGGGCCGCGTACGTCCGGTGGC is from Streptomyces hygroscopicus and encodes:
- a CDS encoding short-chain dehydrogenase, whose protein sequence is MQIDLSGRTALVTGSTQGIGFAIAAGLARAGARVAINGRRQESVEAAIQKLEEDTEGGSFIPAPGDITSDDGAREVTGAVPDADVLINNLGIFGATPALEISDDEWRRYFEVNVLASVRMIRSLLPGMKDRAWGRIVNVASDSAVVIPAEMIHYGMSKTALLAVTRGFAKEAAGTGVTVNSLIAGPTHTGGVEDFVYELVDPELPWDEAQREFMAKYRPQSLLQRLIEPEEIANMAVYLSSPLASATTGGAVRADGGYVDSILP
- a CDS encoding methyltransferase type 12, which encodes MSRTSDAPRTPAKPSRAETVAALRPGYQADLARGTGRFFEPRRTDCPWCGSTRLKRRLRTRDRYQSKPGRFALDACADCRHVFQNPRLNGDGLEFYYRDFYDGMGEIELGNLFAGRDKVYRRRAMFQEPSAEPPKTWLDVGTGHGHFPAVARTVFPATRFDGLDFTDGVELAERTGRIDRGIRGSFPELAEESLAGGYDVVSMFHYLEHSTDPRAELRAARRALRPGGHLLIEVPDPECWFARLLGRFWLPWLQPQHLHFLPVANLRKELDALGFTVVAEEHREPSDTVDLLGAVWLSLNAVIPPDDAPSLPRPPGRARWLLRCALLLAAVPALVLATALDRLLLKPLAGWGKVSNAYRVVARCDAPM
- a CDS encoding glycosyl transferase; the protein is MSEPSRSQAAPPRVPRRFLFVVPPLVGHVNPTLGVAAELTARGHQVAWAGMPEVVGRLTGQGATVYHCAGPVLGEGGADRPPDVRGPAALRFLWERFLVPLAEAMAPGVAKAIEEFRPDVVIADQQTVAGGLVAERLGVRWATSATTSAEFTGALDGLPKIDAWLDGQMDEARGRIGDPESTADPRFSPDLVLAFTTEELAGRPARAGDRIRYVGPSIAERPATTDFPWEWLDPARLAVLVTLGTANTDAGARFLTECREAVRARAGRFQTVIVDPEGVLAPDGPDDSDVLVRRYVPQLPLLERVSAVVCHAGHNTVCETLWHGVPLVVAPIRDDQPVVAAQVVDAGAGVRVRFGRARAAGLGEALDTVLYEPGYRIAAERVGASFRAAGGAVAAAGHLEALAAKAGGHATPTPEGDR